In Chryseobacterium sp. C-71, the genomic window CACAACTGGTTCCCGATGATCGTAGGTTCCAACGAAAGGCTTTTTGCTTGGATGGATGAAGGTTTCAACACATTTATCAATGAATTATCGACTGAAGCATTCAATAAAGGTGAATATTATTCAAAGAAAAATATTGCACAGACCGGAGCTTTTCTGATGAGTGATCAGTTTGAACCAATTATGGTGGGACCTGATAATATGAAAGAAAATAATATCGGAGTTTTAGCCTATTACAAACCAGGAATGGGAATGGGGATTTTGAGAGAATCTATCCTTGGACCTGAAAAATTCGATAAAGCTTTCAGAACTTACATTGAGCGTTGGGCATTCAAACATCCTACACCGTGGGATTTCTTCCGCACCATGGAAAATGTTTCGGGGGAAGAATTGAACTGGTTCTGGAGAGGTTGGTTCATCAACAAATGGAAAATCGACCAAGCGATAAAGACTGTGAAGTATGTAAATGGCGATTTCAAAAACGGAGCGCAGATTACCGTAGAAAATTTGGGTCAATTGCCAATGCCTACGACCGTTCAGTTAAAATTTAAAGACGGAACAGACAAAATTGTGAAATTGCCTGTAGAAATCTGGAAAAGAAATACAGAGTGGACATTTAAAGTAGACTCAACAAAAGAAATCGCAGAGGTAAAATTAGATCCCAAATCTGAAATTCCTGATGTAAATCCTAAAAACAACACATGGTCTTCTGCAGATGCAAAAATGGTGGAGAAAATCAATGTGAAAGATTTCACCGGAACTTATGGAAGTAAGGAACTTAATTTAAAACTGACCTTTAAAGAAAAAGACAACCAATTGTTTGGTCAGGCAGCAGGTCAACAGGAATTTCCACTAGAATACGTTGGTAATAGCACTTTTACTTTTGATCAGGCTCAGATTTCAATGGTTTATAGTAAAGATAAAAAGACCATTGCGTTTACTCAAGGCGGTAGAGAATTTAAATTTGTAAAAGAATAAATTGAAATCAGTATTTCAAACTTAACAGCATAAAAACGAGGCTCCGGAAATTCTCCGGAGTTTTTTTTATGAATTTAATTTAACAGGAAATTTTCATATTATTAGCTTTCTCTACATCAGAATTTTTATTTTTGTTTTTTTAATTTAAGCTAAACACTAAAATGAATTTCAGATTTTCAATCGTATTGCTGATGTTTTTTGCATTAGGTTTTTCTCAGGATCTTAAAGTGATGAGTTTTAATATCAGACTCAATGTAGATTCCGACAAAGAAAATGCTTGGCCAAACAGGAGACAGGATGTTGCAGACTTATTGACGTATTATCATCCGGATTTTTTCGGCGTTCAGGAAGCACTTCCCGAGCAGATGAAAGATATTAAAATGAGTTTGAAAAATTACGATTACGTTGGAGTCGGAAGAGATGATGGAAAGGAAAAAGGGGAATTTTCAGCGATATTTTATGATACTAAAAAACTTCAGATTGTAAAATCAGGAACCTTCTGGCTTTCTGAAACTCCAGAAAAACCTTCGAAAGGCTGGGATGCTGCATTGAATAGAATTTGTACCTATGCGATTTTTAAAGATAAAGATTCAAAGAAAGAATTTCTGGCAATGAATATTCATTTTGACCACATCGGAAATATCGCAAGAGTAAAATCCTCAGAATTAATCTTGAAAAAAGCGAAAGAGCTGAATCCTAAAAATTTACCTCTAGTATTAACAGGTGATTTTAATTTAACAGAAGATTCTGAGCCCGTAAAAATTCTTTCACAAAATCTGGAAGATACTTTCTACAATGCAGAAAAGAAACATTATGGTCCGGTGGGAACATTCACAGCATTTAATGTCAATGAAGTTCCGAAAGACAGGATCGATTATATTTTCACAAAAGGGTTTAAAATAAAATCTCACAGACACATCAACGACAGACGGGAAAATCTTCTTTATCCTTCAGACCATTTCCCGGTTTTGGTTGATTTGCAGTTTTAAAAAAATATTTAAATAAAAATAATAATAAGCTTTGTTCAGTTGGATGAAGCTTATTTTTATTAAATCAAGCTTGTCAATTCAATGATTAATCAAAAGCTGAAGAGTTTAAATGAAAAATTATATCTATATGATTTGTTACTTTTATGTTAAATTGAATACTGATAGAAAAATAATATAATGAAAAGGATATTTTTAATTGTAGCTTCTGTTTTGTTTTGGCAAATTTCCGCTCAGGAATTGTATATGCCGAGAAATATTAAAAAAGCTTACGAAAACGGAACCCGCAATATTTCAGGAGCACCTGGAAAAAACTACTGGCAGAACAAAGGAATTTATGATGTTGAGGTAAAAGTAGATGCTAAAACGAAAATTGTTTCGGGAAAAGAAACGATTGTTTACAGCAACAACAGTCCGAATGATTTAGATGAATTGGCAATACGCTTTGTGAACAATCTGCACAAACCAGAATCTCCAAGATCGGGCTCTGTGTCAAAAGATTTTTTATCATCAGGTTTAAAAATTAAATCTTTCATCGTTGATGGTTCTGCGTACAACGTTAACAGCGAAAGTTGGGGAACAGTAGAAAAAGTAAAGCTTCAGACCGTTTTAAAATCGAAATCAAAAGCTGAAGTGAAAATTGAATGGGAATATCCTCTGTCTGTACAAAGCGGAAGGGAAGGGCAGATCGATTCTGAAACTTTTTATGTCGCTTATTCTTTCCCGAGAATTTCTGTATATGACGACTATAACGGCTGGGATATGCTTCCGCATTCTGACCGACAGGAGTTCTACAATGATTTTAATGATTACTCTTTTGCGATTTCTGTCCCGAAAAATTATGTGGTTTGGTCTACGGGTGATTTTCTGAATCCTGAAGAAGTTTTGCAACCGGAATATTTGAATCGATTTAAAAATTCTCTCACAAGCGATGAGATTATTCATATTGCTAACGAAGCAGAAATGAAATCTGGTAAAGTCACCAAAAATAACAAATGGAATATCTGGAAATTTAAAGCCAATAATATTACAGATTTTTGTTTTGCTTTGAGCAATCATTATGTCTGGGACGGCTCAAGTGTTCAGTTACACACCAAAAGAGCAAGTGTACAGGCGGGTTACAAAGCGGGCGCAAAAGATTTTGAACATTATGTAGAATGGATGCGCTATAATCTCGATTGGTTTTCAAAAAACTGGCCGGGTGTAGAATATCCTTTTCCGACAATGACGGCAATTCAGGGTTATGCAGATATGGAATATCCAATGATGATCAACGATACAAGTATTCCCGATGATTTTCAAGATGCAAGACTGACGGCTGATCATGAAATTGCACACACCTATTTTCCTTTTTATATGGGAATCAACGAAACCCGTTATGCTTTTATGGATGAGGGCTGGGCAACGACTTTGGAATATTTAATCGGAATTGATGAGAACGGAAAAGATGCCGCCGAAAAATTTTATAAAAACTTCCGTGTCAAGCGATGGATTAATGACGCTTCCGCAGAGCAGGATCAACCCATCATCACGATGAGTACACAGGTAAGTGGCGCGGGTTACGGAAATAATTCTTATGTGAAGTCATCGCTGTCATATTTAGCATTAAAAGATTATCTGGGAGATGATTTGTTTAAAAAAGCTTTACATCATTATATGGATAATTGGAATGGGAAGCATCCGATTCCGTGGGATTATTTTTATTCGATGAATACAGGATCTGGGAAAAATTTGAATTGGTTTTTCAACAATTGGTTTTACACCAATTATTATATCGATTTAAAAATAACAAATGCGGGTCAGCAAAAAGGAAAATTAATGGTTAAGGTCGATAATGTAGGAGGTTTTGCAGTTCCTTTTGATGCCGTCGTGACCTACGAAGATCAGTCGGTTGATAAAACTCATTTTACTCCTCAAATCTGGGAAAATGATCAGAAAAAAGCAGTGATTTCTATTTCAACAAAGAAGAAAGTAAAATCTGTAATGCTTGATGGTGGGCTTTTTATGGATTATACACCGGATGATAATTTGAAAAATTTGTAGCAGAAAAATTATTTAGAGCAGGAAAGTTTCTGTAATAAATGATAGATTTGCACCGATTTAATTCGTTCATTATAAATAATAAAAATTATCAAATGAAAAAACAGACTATTGCATTACTTTGCATAGCCATCTTTAGTCTTTCTTGTGCTCAGGAAAGCGATTCAAAGAAAAACGGTAAATATACAGACGACCAAAAAGCTTCTTATTATATAGGTCTAAACATTGCTCAAAGCATGAAACAGGAAGGTTTCAAGGTAGATGCTGACCTTTTGGCTCAGGCTATCAAAGAAGAAATGGAAGGCAAAAAGAAGTTGATGCCGGCTGAAGAAATGACTGCCTTTATGCAAGACTTTATGCAGAAGCAGCATGAAAAAAAGCAAGCAGCGGCGGGATTGCAAGCAACGGAAAATAAGAAAAAAGGCCTGGATTTTCTTGCGAAAAATAAAAGTAACCCTAAGGTGAAAACCACTGCTTCAGGTTTGCAGTATGAGGTGTTGCAGGAAGGTGATGGAAAAACAAAACCAAAAGCATCAGATGTTGTACAGGTAAAATATACCGGAAAACTTCTGGATGGAACTGTTTTCGATTCTACAGACAAAAATGGAGGTAATCCAATGGATATCAACCTCGGTAGCGTAATCAGAGGATGGACGGAAGGTATCCAACTCATGAGTAAAGGTTCTAAATACAGATTTTATATCCCTTCAGATCTTGCTTACGGAGATAACGGAGCGGGTGCCGCAATTCCTGCAGGTGCTACCATTATCTTTGATGTAGAATTGGTGAATATAAAATAGAGATATTTTTCAAACAATATTCAAAAAAGAAGCTGAAAGGCTTCTTTTTTTGTTAAATCACTGACAAGTAGATATAGTGACTCCAAATTTCCATGTCGTAAGAAAATACGATTTTACTAGAGTATGATATCAACAATTGAATTTGTTGATTTTACAGATGATGTTTTAAAAATGAAAATTTCCGCAGACAAAATCTACGGAAATTCTTTAAAAATAATGTATATGAAAAAAAACTACTTATTTTTCTGTCGGTCTAAAAACCAAACCTGTCTCCTCGAAATAATCCAGCGTAATTCTGTCGCCGTCATTCACGGTTCCAGCGAGGATTTCTTTGGATAATTTATTCAAAACTTCCTGCTGAATGACTCTTTTTAAAGGCCTTGCTCCAAAAACCGGGTCGTAACCTTTGTTAGTTAAATAATTCAAGGCATCTTGTGTTGCAGTCATAATGATATTTCTTTTCAGCAACAAATCATTGAAACCTCTCAACTGATACTGAACGATTTTTCCGATTTCTTTTTTTCTTAAAGGCTGGAACAGCACAGTTTCATCAATTCTGTTCAGAAATTCCGGACGAAGCGTTTGCTTTAATAAATCAAAAACTTCAATTTTTGTTTTAGCGACAATTTCATCCTGATTTTCCTCTGTAATATTCTCAAAATTCTCCTGAATAATATGTGAACCCAGATTTGAAGTCATAATGATAATCGAGTTTTTGAAATTCACAACTCTACCTTTATTATCCGTCAAACGACCGTCATCCAAAACCTGTAACAATGTGTTGAAAACATCAGGATGCGCTTTCTCAATTTCATCTAAAAGCACCACTGAATAAGGTCTTCTTCTCACTGCTTCCGTTAATTGACCACCTTCATCATACCCAACATATCCCGGAGGCGCACCAACCAATCGAGAAACAGAATGACGCTCTTGATATTCACTCATATCGATTCTCGTCATATTGTTTTCGTCGTCGAATAAAAACTCAGCTAAAGCTTTTGCCAGCTCAGTTTTACCCACTCCGGTGGTTCCTAAAAATAAGAAACTTCCAATTGGTTTTTTCTCGTCGCTTAATCCGGCTCTGTTTCTTCTGATGGCATCTGCAACCGCTTCAATCGCTTCTTCCTGACCGACGACTCTGTGATGCAATTCGGTTTCTAGGTGCAATAATTTTTCTCTTTCAGATTGAAGTAATTTTGTAACAGGAATTCCTGTCCATTTTCCGATTACTTCTGAGATATTGTCTGCGGTTACCTCTTCCTTAATCAATTCATTCTGATGATTTTGCATTTCTAATTCAAGTTTTTGCAAAGCATCTTCCTTCTCTTTAATTTTTCCGTACTGAATTTCAGCAACTTTCGCATAATCTCCTGCTCTTGAAGCTCTTTCTGCTTCCAGTTTCAGAGATTCTATATCTTTTTTGATGGATGTTAAATCCTCAGATTTTTGTTTTTCTTTCAGCCATTTAGCATTGATTTCGTTTCTTTCTTCAGAAATTTTCGAAATATCTTCTTTTAAATGATCGATTTTGGTTTGATTTCCTTCTCTTGAAATGGCTGCCAGTTCAATTTCCATCTGCATCAGTTTTCTGTCGAGAACATCCAGTTCTTCAGGTTTTGAATTGATTTCCATTCTCAACTTAGCCGAAGCTTCATCAATCAAATCAATCGCTTTATCCGGCAAAAATCGGTCTGAAATATATCGTTGAGACATTTCCACCGCCGCAATAATTGCTTCGTCTTTGATTCTTACTTTGTGGTGAGCTTCATATTTATCTTTAATTCCACGCAAAATAGAAATCGCAGATTCCATATCAGGTTCTTCCACCATTACTTTCTGGAAACGTCTTTCTAAGGCTTTATCTTTTTCGAAATATTTTTGATATTCATTTAAAGTGGTTGCACCGATTGCTCTTAATTCTCCTCTTGCCAAAGCAGGTTTTAGGATATTTGCAGCATCCATTGCGCCTTCACCGCCTCCAGCTCCTACTAAAGTGTGGATCTCGTCGATGAAAAGAATAATTTGTCCCTCTGATTTGATAACTTCATTCACAACAGATTTCAAACGCTCTTCAAATTCACCTTTGTATTTTGCACCGGCAATCAATGCACCCATATCCAAAGAGTACAAAGTTTTATCCTGCAGATTTTCAGGAATATCTCCGGAAATAATTCTGTGTGCAATTCCTTCTGCAATTGCGGTTTTACCAACTCCAGGTTCACCAATCAGAATCGGGTTGTTTTTTGTTCTTCTTGATAGAATTTGTAAAACTCTCCTGATTTCTTCATCGCGACCGATTACGGGATCTAATTTTCCTTCTGCGGCTAATTCGTTGAAGTTTTTAGCATATTTTTTTAAAGACTGGTACGTTTCTTCTGAACTGGCAGAATTTGCAGTACTTCCTTTTCTTAATTCTTTAATTCCGCCTTCCAAAAGACTTTTGGTTACGCCCATATCTTTCAACGTTTTCGAAACTTCAGAATTTGTTTCCAAAAGCGAAAGCCATAAATGTTCGATCGTTACGAATTCATCACCCATTTTTTTAGCGATGTTGGGCGCATCAAGCAAAACTTTGTTCGCTGATTGTGAAAGGTAAATGTTTCCACCCTGCACTTTTGGAAGTTTTTCTAAATTTTCGCGGTTGCGCTCTCTTAACAAAGTGGCATCTGCTTCAGATTTCTTTAATAAAAAAGGCGATATATTTTCATCTATTTGAAAGATTCCTTCCAAAAGATGTTGAGGTTCTATTTGCTGATTGCCAAATTCCATTGCTACTTGCTGAGCGGCTTGGATGGCTTCCTGTGATTTTACGGTATATTGGTTTAAGTTCATATTATGTATATTTTGATTCTGTAATTTTTAGTTGTCAATTTAAGATTTTAAACATCAGATTTCAGACCATAAGAATCTAATAAGTGCTAATTTTAAAAGCTGATCATCTAATTTCTGATGTTCACAATCTTATTTAATCATTTAATTTGGTTAGCTTATCGCAAAAAGTATTCTATTGTTGAATTTGTAAAAATAAGTGACATAATTTCACATATTTAGATTTTTGGATGTTTTTTCAAGACAAATTTACCTGTTTTAGTGGAGTTTATTAATTTTTTTAAAAACTATGCAACGCATATTTTTTTATTTATTTTAATTTTTTTTGTTACAATTTTATGCTATATATTTGCAGACACAAAACATAAATGATGACTAAATTAAAAATTTACTCAACCGTACTATTCTGTATTTTTTTTCAAAATTTATTTTCTCAAGTTGGTGTCAACAACTCAAATCCTCAACAGGCACTGCATGTCTCAGGTTTTGGTGTAGGAAGTTCTCAACCGGTTATTCAGATCGACGGTCTTAATTTTACTAATAATACTGCGCATGAGGATGCTAATTCTCAAAAAAGATTGTTCGCAACATCAGATGGTGATCTTTTAATTTTAGGCAACAATCAAACAAATGTTTCATATAGATCGTCTGCGATTTCGACGATAACAATTCCTGCAGGAGCTGAGACTATAGTGTCTACTTATAGTTTTGCTTTAGAATATCCTTCCGTAGTTCATTTTGAGGCTAGGCCAACACTGTATATTGATGCATCAGCCTCCGCTGCATTAACAAGAATAAACGGACAGGCGAGACAAATCGGTTTTTACTATAAATTTACTGCTGCTCCATCTGGCGTCACAACCAACAAAAGCTTTGGAAATACGGTAATGTCTTGGGTTACATATACTCCGGCAGATACAGATCAACAGTATCGAGGTGATTATATATTTAATCCAAAAAAAGAGCTTAGTTTACCAAAAGGTAATTATACGGTTTCACTATGTGCATTTGTACAAAACGGTGATGTGGGTTATCAAACCAATTTTACTTCTCAGAGTTCACAAAATATGCGAGTGAGTATATCTCCTGTCGTTTACTAATTATTAAAATTTTTTATGAAGAAATTAGTTTATATTATATTGATAATAGAATCCTCATTGTTATATGGACAGGTTGGGATAGGTACAATGAGTCCTCAAAAAGCAGTTAGTATCTCGGGCACAAGTACAGGTGTTACGATCCCCGCTACTTCAATAGAATTGAGAAGACCAACCATAAGAGTGGAAGGTCTTAATAATACCAATCAGTCAATCAGCGATAAGATACGACCTATATCTGTAACAGATCAAGGTGATTTGGTTCTTGCACCAGCTTTGGTAAAACCTTTAATAATGATTGATAGCTTCAATTCCACAAACTCCGAAACGGATTATCTGCCTAGTTCTATAACGACTAATCAGACAACTACTGCTCTTG contains:
- a CDS encoding endonuclease/exonuclease/phosphatase family protein, encoding MNFRFSIVLLMFFALGFSQDLKVMSFNIRLNVDSDKENAWPNRRQDVADLLTYYHPDFFGVQEALPEQMKDIKMSLKNYDYVGVGRDDGKEKGEFSAIFYDTKKLQIVKSGTFWLSETPEKPSKGWDAALNRICTYAIFKDKDSKKEFLAMNIHFDHIGNIARVKSSELILKKAKELNPKNLPLVLTGDFNLTEDSEPVKILSQNLEDTFYNAEKKHYGPVGTFTAFNVNEVPKDRIDYIFTKGFKIKSHRHINDRRENLLYPSDHFPVLVDLQF
- a CDS encoding M1 family metallopeptidase gives rise to the protein MKRIFLIVASVLFWQISAQELYMPRNIKKAYENGTRNISGAPGKNYWQNKGIYDVEVKVDAKTKIVSGKETIVYSNNSPNDLDELAIRFVNNLHKPESPRSGSVSKDFLSSGLKIKSFIVDGSAYNVNSESWGTVEKVKLQTVLKSKSKAEVKIEWEYPLSVQSGREGQIDSETFYVAYSFPRISVYDDYNGWDMLPHSDRQEFYNDFNDYSFAISVPKNYVVWSTGDFLNPEEVLQPEYLNRFKNSLTSDEIIHIANEAEMKSGKVTKNNKWNIWKFKANNITDFCFALSNHYVWDGSSVQLHTKRASVQAGYKAGAKDFEHYVEWMRYNLDWFSKNWPGVEYPFPTMTAIQGYADMEYPMMINDTSIPDDFQDARLTADHEIAHTYFPFYMGINETRYAFMDEGWATTLEYLIGIDENGKDAAEKFYKNFRVKRWINDASAEQDQPIITMSTQVSGAGYGNNSYVKSSLSYLALKDYLGDDLFKKALHHYMDNWNGKHPIPWDYFYSMNTGSGKNLNWFFNNWFYTNYYIDLKITNAGQQKGKLMVKVDNVGGFAVPFDAVVTYEDQSVDKTHFTPQIWENDQKKAVISISTKKKVKSVMLDGGLFMDYTPDDNLKNL
- a CDS encoding FKBP-type peptidyl-prolyl cis-trans isomerase → MKKQTIALLCIAIFSLSCAQESDSKKNGKYTDDQKASYYIGLNIAQSMKQEGFKVDADLLAQAIKEEMEGKKKLMPAEEMTAFMQDFMQKQHEKKQAAAGLQATENKKKGLDFLAKNKSNPKVKTTASGLQYEVLQEGDGKTKPKASDVVQVKYTGKLLDGTVFDSTDKNGGNPMDINLGSVIRGWTEGIQLMSKGSKYRFYIPSDLAYGDNGAGAAIPAGATIIFDVELVNIK
- the clpB gene encoding ATP-dependent chaperone ClpB codes for the protein MNLNQYTVKSQEAIQAAQQVAMEFGNQQIEPQHLLEGIFQIDENISPFLLKKSEADATLLRERNRENLEKLPKVQGGNIYLSQSANKVLLDAPNIAKKMGDEFVTIEHLWLSLLETNSEVSKTLKDMGVTKSLLEGGIKELRKGSTANSASSEETYQSLKKYAKNFNELAAEGKLDPVIGRDEEIRRVLQILSRRTKNNPILIGEPGVGKTAIAEGIAHRIISGDIPENLQDKTLYSLDMGALIAGAKYKGEFEERLKSVVNEVIKSEGQIILFIDEIHTLVGAGGGEGAMDAANILKPALARGELRAIGATTLNEYQKYFEKDKALERRFQKVMVEEPDMESAISILRGIKDKYEAHHKVRIKDEAIIAAVEMSQRYISDRFLPDKAIDLIDEASAKLRMEINSKPEELDVLDRKLMQMEIELAAISREGNQTKIDHLKEDISKISEERNEINAKWLKEKQKSEDLTSIKKDIESLKLEAERASRAGDYAKVAEIQYGKIKEKEDALQKLELEMQNHQNELIKEEVTADNISEVIGKWTGIPVTKLLQSEREKLLHLETELHHRVVGQEEAIEAVADAIRRNRAGLSDEKKPIGSFLFLGTTGVGKTELAKALAEFLFDDENNMTRIDMSEYQERHSVSRLVGAPPGYVGYDEGGQLTEAVRRRPYSVVLLDEIEKAHPDVFNTLLQVLDDGRLTDNKGRVVNFKNSIIIMTSNLGSHIIQENFENITEENQDEIVAKTKIEVFDLLKQTLRPEFLNRIDETVLFQPLRKKEIGKIVQYQLRGFNDLLLKRNIIMTATQDALNYLTNKGYDPVFGARPLKRVIQQEVLNKLSKEILAGTVNDGDRITLDYFEETGLVFRPTEK